The Caldicellulosiruptor changbaiensis genome has a segment encoding these proteins:
- a CDS encoding adenine phosphoribosyltransferase, translating into MNLKEKFRHVLNFPKEGIDFIDITTVLQDKDAFKYAIDSLVDLVRGIDFDLIVGPESRGFIFGAPVAYVLNKGLVLVRKKGKLPYKTVSVEYELEYGKDILEMHIDAIQPGQKVVIIDDLLATGGTTLSNIKLVEKLGGKVVGIAYLVELTYLNGRENLKGYDVRSVVQFESSLI; encoded by the coding sequence ATGAATCTCAAGGAAAAGTTTAGACATGTTTTGAATTTTCCAAAAGAGGGTATAGATTTTATTGATATAACAACAGTCTTGCAGGACAAGGACGCATTCAAGTATGCAATTGACTCCTTAGTTGACTTGGTAAGAGGCATTGACTTTGACCTCATTGTTGGTCCTGAGTCAAGAGGTTTTATCTTTGGTGCACCAGTTGCGTATGTATTGAATAAGGGCCTTGTATTAGTTCGAAAAAAAGGGAAACTTCCATACAAGACTGTGTCTGTTGAGTATGAACTTGAGTATGGCAAAGACATACTTGAGATGCATATTGACGCAATACAGCCAGGGCAAAAGGTTGTCATAATAGATGACCTTTTAGCAACAGGTGGTACAACACTTTCTAATATAAAGCTTGTTGAAAAGCTTGGTGGCAAGGTTGTTGGTATTGCATACCTTGTTGAACTTACCTATTTGAACGGAAGAGAAAATTTAAAAGGATATGACGTGAGGTCTGTTGTTCAGTTTGAGTCTTCGCTGATTTAA
- a CDS encoding spore germination protein, whose translation MEFFEIIRRKRQREKEKQHTQEVEFVKAKDEISRTIDDNLKYIKELLVDNDDIVYREFYCMNVKCATVFVDGLVSREIIDRDVIKHLMIETSLMDEDISQINAYEKILNHILATADIKEVTSFKSAILDLLCGETLLFVDGSNKIIRVSTRNFPNRGIQQPITENAVRGPRDSFNEVVRFSTAVIRRRVRDTRLRLKNMKLGRRSQTDIYLVYIDDIVDKNILNELKQRLSKIDIDAIIDGGMIEQLIEDDVFCFFPTIQHTERVDTAVAAIYEGRIVILCDNTNTALIVPATIMTSIQHAEDYYERWHIATVIRILRVIAAITAMTLQGFYISISSFTPSMIPPDLGLFIAATREGVPIPVFIEALFLEFMLELLREAGLRLPGPIGQTIGIVGGLIIGQAAVQAGIISPIMVILVATTAIASFAVPAYNLSISLRLLKFVYILVCAALGLYGFILLSLIILGNLVKLKSFGVPILSPFVSFEIMDYKDAIVRLPTRYLWARPIFASTQQKIRMMYEKSQPPSAAGENR comes from the coding sequence ATGGAATTTTTTGAGATTATAAGAAGAAAAAGACAAAGAGAAAAAGAAAAGCAACACACGCAAGAAGTTGAATTTGTTAAGGCAAAGGATGAGATTTCAAGAACAATTGATGACAATCTCAAATATATAAAAGAACTTCTTGTTGACAACGACGATATTGTGTACAGGGAGTTTTATTGTATGAATGTAAAATGCGCAACAGTGTTTGTGGACGGTCTTGTTTCAAGAGAGATTATAGACAGAGATGTTATAAAGCATCTTATGATTGAGACAAGCCTGATGGATGAAGATATAAGTCAAATCAATGCCTATGAAAAGATTTTAAACCATATCCTTGCAACCGCTGACATAAAAGAAGTTACAAGTTTTAAAAGCGCTATCTTAGACCTTCTTTGTGGTGAGACGCTTCTTTTTGTGGACGGTAGCAATAAGATTATTAGAGTTTCAACTCGAAACTTTCCAAACAGAGGCATTCAACAGCCAATTACTGAAAATGCTGTAAGAGGCCCAAGAGATAGCTTTAATGAAGTGGTAAGGTTTTCAACAGCTGTTATTAGGCGAAGAGTAAGAGATACCCGCCTTAGACTGAAAAATATGAAGCTTGGGAGGCGTTCTCAAACTGATATATACCTTGTGTATATAGACGATATTGTAGACAAAAATATTTTAAATGAGTTAAAGCAGAGATTATCTAAGATAGACATTGATGCAATAATTGACGGTGGAATGATAGAACAGCTAATTGAAGATGATGTATTTTGCTTTTTTCCCACAATACAGCACACAGAAAGGGTTGACACAGCAGTTGCTGCAATCTATGAAGGTCGAATTGTGATTTTGTGCGACAATACAAACACTGCTCTCATTGTTCCTGCAACTATTATGACTTCTATTCAGCATGCAGAGGATTATTACGAAAGATGGCATATAGCAACAGTTATACGCATCCTGAGAGTTATTGCTGCCATTACCGCTATGACACTCCAAGGCTTTTATATATCCATCTCATCCTTTACGCCGAGCATGATTCCACCTGACTTAGGGCTCTTTATTGCTGCAACAAGAGAAGGTGTACCAATTCCTGTTTTTATTGAAGCACTATTTTTGGAGTTCATGTTAGAGCTTCTAAGAGAGGCGGGCTTGCGACTTCCTGGACCAATTGGGCAAACAATTGGGATTGTAGGAGGATTGATTATAGGACAGGCTGCTGTACAAGCGGGGATTATTTCGCCTATTATGGTTATCCTTGTTGCAACAACTGCTATTGCGTCTTTTGCTGTACCTGCTTATAATCTTTCAATTTCTTTGAGACTTTTGAAATTTGTATATATACTTGTTTGTGCAGCATTGGGACTTTATGGATTTATACTTCTCAGCCTTATTATATTGGGTAATCTCGTAAAACTCAAAAGCTTTGGAGTGCCAATACTATCGCCATTTGTCTCATTTGAAATTATGGACTACAAGGATGCAATTGTAAGACTTCCAACGAGATATCTTTGGGCAAGGCCCATATTTGCAAGTACACAACAAAAGATAAGAATGATGTATGAGAAAAGTCAACCACCAAGTGCGGCAGGTGAAAATAGATGA
- a CDS encoding Ger(x)C family spore germination protein produces MRRLKISGLALMLFIIALTFTGCWDRIEIEDRGYILALGVDKYDPSDLNKYESKEYIELERKTEKIPPDQKKPEIRTDKKGIDPKTKRKVKPPLPTKENQYKFSVTVLFPNLRMMSKTSKADEQMRFLFVRPTNNVLGVRNYLERDINKRLYYGYLKVVVLGRDLVADPGLVKEVLDSLNRDKDIPQNTFLYVSETTARDTLNTMPLVQPVTGIHLFEISKNATVYGRIIETPLSEVINNFINSKCAVISRVEPGIETLRIAGAAVLKNYRFVGWLDEKQLIVYKLLMGKAKHTLIDDLKYKSTYVPFITTEVQTKKKLEDKNGRIKVIYNLRIEGEVNQFVFQSGYKVLDDPMRSYIQKGLNSIIKQKAVELVNLLKFKYNADILGIGDLISKRRPKDWERLKKNWDDEFKKIDIVVVPDVRVRRSGTIY; encoded by the coding sequence ATGAGAAGGTTGAAAATATCAGGTTTAGCACTGATGCTTTTTATAATAGCCTTAACTTTTACAGGGTGCTGGGACAGGATTGAGATAGAAGACAGGGGATACATTTTAGCTCTTGGTGTTGATAAGTATGACCCGAGTGATTTGAACAAATATGAGAGCAAAGAATACATTGAACTTGAAAGAAAGACTGAAAAAATTCCACCAGACCAGAAAAAACCAGAGATTAGAACAGACAAGAAAGGCATTGATCCCAAGACAAAACGAAAGGTAAAACCACCTCTTCCTACTAAAGAAAATCAGTATAAGTTCTCTGTTACTGTGCTTTTTCCAAATCTAAGAATGATGAGTAAGACCTCAAAAGCTGATGAGCAGATGAGATTTTTGTTTGTAAGGCCGACAAATAATGTGCTTGGTGTAAGAAACTACCTTGAAAGGGATATAAACAAAAGACTTTATTATGGGTATCTTAAGGTTGTTGTGTTAGGAAGGGATTTGGTGGCTGACCCGGGCCTTGTAAAAGAAGTTTTGGACTCATTGAATAGAGACAAAGACATTCCACAAAATACCTTTTTATATGTTTCAGAGACAACTGCGAGAGACACTTTAAATACAATGCCTCTTGTTCAGCCTGTGACAGGAATTCACCTTTTTGAGATTTCAAAAAACGCAACAGTATATGGGAGGATTATAGAAACACCTCTCAGTGAAGTTATAAACAATTTTATAAATTCAAAATGTGCTGTTATCTCAAGAGTAGAGCCGGGAATTGAGACATTGAGAATAGCTGGTGCGGCAGTTTTGAAAAACTATAGGTTTGTTGGATGGCTTGATGAAAAGCAACTCATAGTTTACAAACTTTTGATGGGCAAGGCAAAGCATACATTGATTGATGATTTAAAATACAAGTCCACATATGTTCCATTTATCACAACAGAGGTCCAGACTAAAAAGAAGTTAGAAGACAAGAATGGTAGAATAAAGGTTATATACAATCTCCGAATTGAAGGTGAAGTAAACCAGTTTGTTTTTCAAAGTGGTTATAAAGTTTTAGATGACCCTATGAGAAGCTATATACAAAAAGGACTAAATAGTATTATAAAACAGAAAGCAGTTGAACTTGTGAACCTTCTTAAATTTAAATACAATGCTGATATCTTAGGTATTGGTGATTTAATATCAAAAAGAAGGCCAAAAGATTGGGAAAGGCTTAAGAAAAACTGGGATGATGAGTTTAAAAAGATTGATATAGTAGTTGTACCTGATGTGAGAGTTAGGAGAAGTGGCACCATTTATTAA
- a CDS encoding aspartate kinase — protein sequence MGIVVQKYGGTSVADKERIFRAARRAVAEYEKGNKVVVVVSAQGDTTDELIEKAKEINENPSKREMDMLLSTGEQISIALMAMAIEKLGYPVISLTGWQAGIKTDSNYSNARIKEIDTERLHRELDKRNIVVVAGFQGINKYDDITTLGRGGSDTTAVALAAALKADKCEIYTDVDGVYTADPRIVPNASKLKEISYDEMLELATLGAKVLHNRSVELAKKYNIPIVVRSSFNDNEGTIVKEVSSVEKLLVSGVACDKDIARVAVIGVENVPGKAFQIFSLLAKENINVDIILQSIGREKTKDISFTVSKSNLKQTLDVLTKNLHVIGAKDITYADNVAKVSIVGAGMVNNPGVAATMFEALYDAGINIEMISTSEIKISVLIDEKDADKAVRAIHDKFKLHLLNSNGK from the coding sequence TTGGGAATAGTTGTTCAAAAGTATGGTGGAACGTCTGTCGCAGACAAAGAGAGAATATTTCGTGCAGCAAGACGAGCTGTAGCCGAGTATGAAAAGGGAAACAAGGTAGTTGTTGTTGTTTCTGCTCAAGGTGACACAACCGATGAGCTTATTGAAAAAGCAAAAGAGATAAACGAAAACCCGTCTAAAAGAGAGATGGATATGCTGCTTTCAACAGGTGAGCAGATATCAATTGCGCTGATGGCAATGGCAATTGAAAAGCTCGGGTATCCTGTAATATCACTTACTGGCTGGCAGGCAGGGATAAAGACAGATAGCAATTATTCAAACGCAAGGATTAAAGAAATTGATACAGAAAGGCTTCACAGAGAACTTGACAAGAGAAACATAGTTGTTGTTGCAGGCTTTCAGGGAATAAATAAATATGACGACATCACAACTTTGGGCCGTGGTGGGTCTGACACAACAGCAGTGGCTTTAGCTGCAGCTTTGAAAGCTGATAAGTGCGAGATTTACACAGATGTTGATGGTGTGTACACAGCAGACCCAAGAATTGTTCCAAATGCCTCAAAGCTAAAAGAGATTTCATATGATGAGATGTTAGAGCTTGCAACGCTGGGAGCAAAGGTTCTTCATAACAGGTCTGTTGAGCTTGCAAAAAAATATAACATTCCTATAGTTGTCAGGTCATCTTTTAATGACAATGAAGGAACAATTGTGAAGGAGGTAAGTTCTGTGGAAAAGCTGCTTGTGTCAGGTGTTGCTTGTGACAAAGACATAGCAAGGGTTGCTGTGATTGGAGTTGAAAATGTTCCAGGAAAGGCATTCCAGATATTCTCTTTACTTGCGAAAGAGAATATAAATGTTGATATAATCTTGCAATCAATCGGAAGAGAAAAGACAAAAGATATATCATTTACTGTGTCAAAAAGCAATCTCAAGCAGACCTTGGACGTTTTGACAAAGAATTTACATGTAATTGGGGCAAAGGACATAACCTACGCAGACAATGTTGCAAAGGTGTCAATTGTAGGTGCTGGAATGGTCAACAACCCAGGCGTTGCAGCAACTATGTTTGAAGCACTTTACGATGCAGGAATCAATATTGAGATGATTTCAACATCAGAAATCAAGATTTCAGTTCTAATCGACGAAAAAGACGCAGACAAAGCAGTGAGGGCTATACATGACAAGTTCAAACTACATCTTTTGAATAGCAACGGAAAATAA
- a CDS encoding stage II sporulation protein R: MVLSRKKIQRYLFAALFALLCFIFVYWYLSFRELNDLQNDLAHQVIRLHILANSNSKEDQGLKIYVRDKLISYLSDKVEYSKGKSYILRQISEQKPQIERYLQQQIAQKGYNYSVKVAIQRDLFPNRIYNGFLFPSGVYDAVKVFIGEGGGKNWWCVIFPPLCIVDEAKLELPDKAKKELKKSLTKKEYMIATNYSSIDKMPVKLKLKIYEILKTKFYKEAWFKRVFKNI, translated from the coding sequence ATGGTACTAAGTAGAAAGAAAATTCAAAGATATCTCTTTGCAGCTTTGTTTGCGCTGCTATGTTTTATTTTTGTCTATTGGTACTTGAGCTTTAGAGAACTTAATGATCTTCAAAATGACTTGGCACACCAAGTTATAAGGCTTCATATTCTTGCAAATAGCAACTCAAAAGAAGACCAAGGTTTAAAGATATATGTGCGAGACAAGCTAATTTCTTATCTTTCTGACAAAGTGGAGTACTCAAAGGGCAAAAGCTATATATTAAGACAAATCTCAGAGCAAAAACCTCAAATAGAAAGATACTTACAGCAACAAATAGCTCAAAAAGGGTATAACTACAGTGTAAAAGTAGCCATACAAAGAGATTTGTTCCCAAACAGAATCTACAATGGATTTTTGTTTCCCTCTGGGGTTTATGACGCAGTGAAGGTATTTATAGGAGAGGGAGGTGGAAAGAACTGGTGGTGCGTAATATTCCCCCCGCTTTGTATTGTTGATGAGGCAAAGCTTGAACTTCCTGATAAAGCAAAAAAGGAGCTTAAGAAATCACTTACAAAAAAAGAGTATATGATTGCCACAAACTACAGTAGCATTGATAAGATGCCTGTAAAGTTGAAGCTTAAAATATATGAAATACTAAAGACGAAGTTTTACAAAGAGGCATGGTTCAAAAGAGTGTTTAAGAATATATAA
- a CDS encoding homoserine dehydrogenase, whose amino-acid sequence MVKIAIMGFGVVGSGVWEVLTKNAASIAKRAGDEIGIKYILDIRDFPDHPAKNLIIKDFDKILNDDEVSIVVETIGGLEPAYTYTKKLLEKGKHVVTSNKELVAKHGPELLRIAKEKNINYFFEASVGGGIPIIRPLQNCLAGNQITEIAGILNGTTNYILTQMSKYSLSFEEALKQAQEKGYAERNPSNDVDGHDACRKIAILSSIAYSHYVNYENIYTEGISKVTKEDMEYAEELGCTIKLIAMSKKLDSTTVFARVSPLMILQKNPFANVDDVFNAILVKGDAIGDVMFYGQGAGKLPTASAVVGDIIDIVKHIDKSYVYTWGISGDIKVLNIEETSCRFFVRVKYKDLSKAKDAVSIIFNDCMIVNTHKPIGKNEFAFVTHEMKEREFKEKISQLEKLPAIEKVLSIIRYDENI is encoded by the coding sequence GTGGTAAAGATTGCAATAATGGGATTTGGAGTTGTTGGCTCAGGAGTATGGGAAGTTTTGACAAAAAACGCAGCATCAATTGCCAAAAGAGCTGGAGATGAGATAGGGATTAAATACATTTTGGATATCCGTGATTTTCCAGACCACCCGGCAAAGAATTTGATTATAAAAGACTTCGACAAAATTTTAAATGACGATGAGGTTTCTATTGTTGTAGAAACAATTGGTGGACTTGAGCCTGCGTATACTTATACAAAAAAGCTTTTAGAAAAAGGGAAGCATGTTGTTACATCAAACAAAGAACTTGTTGCAAAGCATGGACCAGAGCTTTTGAGAATTGCAAAGGAGAAGAATATCAATTATTTCTTTGAAGCAAGTGTTGGCGGTGGAATACCTATTATAAGACCTCTTCAGAACTGTTTGGCAGGAAATCAAATAACAGAGATTGCAGGAATTTTAAATGGCACCACAAACTATATCTTGACGCAGATGAGTAAATACTCCCTGTCATTTGAGGAAGCGCTAAAGCAGGCTCAGGAAAAAGGATACGCGGAGAGAAACCCAAGCAATGATGTTGACGGGCATGACGCATGTAGAAAGATTGCAATCTTATCTTCAATTGCATATTCTCACTATGTAAATTATGAGAATATTTATACAGAGGGTATATCAAAAGTTACAAAAGAAGACATGGAATATGCAGAGGAGCTCGGGTGTACAATAAAACTCATTGCTATGAGTAAAAAGTTAGATAGTACAACTGTTTTTGCAAGAGTAAGTCCACTTATGATACTCCAGAAAAATCCTTTTGCAAATGTAGATGATGTATTCAATGCAATCTTAGTAAAAGGTGATGCAATAGGCGATGTGATGTTCTATGGCCAAGGCGCTGGGAAGCTTCCAACTGCAAGTGCGGTTGTTGGAGATATAATTGATATTGTCAAGCATATTGACAAGTCATATGTCTACACTTGGGGAATCTCCGGCGATATAAAGGTTTTGAATATAGAGGAAACAAGCTGCAGATTTTTTGTGAGAGTAAAGTATAAAGACCTCTCAAAAGCAAAAGATGCAGTTTCAATAATTTTTAATGACTGCATGATTGTAAACACACACAAACCAATTGGCAAAAACGAGTTTGCATTTGTAACACATGAGATGAAAGAAAGAGAATTCAAAGAAAAGATATCCCAGCTTGAAAAACTTCCTGCTATAGAAAAGGTTCTGTCAATCATAAGATATGATGAAAATATATGA
- a CDS encoding DeoR/GlpR family DNA-binding transcription regulator: MSIPVLPSFLSFKLTKSRENTLKSLNANKAIISCKGFDIEKGFTESNELEAQVKKMMIEIADQVYMIADHTKMNKTALVNIATLDDVDFIFTDKVLPPSQENAIREKNVEIVYC, from the coding sequence TTGTCAATCCCAGTCCTCCCAAGCTTTTTGAGTTTCAAACTGACAAAGTCAAGAGAGAATACATTGAAATCTCTTAATGCAAACAAGGCTATAATTTCATGTAAAGGGTTTGACATTGAAAAAGGCTTTACAGAGTCAAACGAGCTTGAAGCACAGGTAAAAAAGATGATGATTGAGATAGCAGACCAGGTTTATATGATTGCAGACCACACAAAGATGAACAAAACAGCACTTGTCAACATTGCAACACTTGATGATGTAGACTTTATCTTCACCGACAAGGTACTGCCACCAAGCCAAGAAAATGCAATAAGGGAAAAGAATGTTGAGATCGTATACTGTTAA
- the thrB gene encoding homoserine kinase, which produces MISVKVPASSANLGAGFDCMGVALKLYNIIEVEEIEKGLEITSSPDDPSIAKDENNLVFKAMKVVFDEVGWYPKGLRINLINEIPLTRGLGSSAACISGGIYAANLLCGGKLSEEEMIFLAAKMEGHPDNSTPAMIGGLVFAVLEENKVNYIKFVVPNRLKFAVFIPDFQLSTEYARNILPKYIEFKDAVFNVGRAALFASAITTGNYDLLPAATQDRLHQPYRKNLIPDFDKIVNLSLEFGAKGAFLSGAGPSIIALIDENYDSFEQNAKIALSSLELKSKWDLMILEADNSGATVFSVQSSSSFKR; this is translated from the coding sequence ATGATTTCTGTAAAGGTTCCGGCATCATCGGCAAACCTTGGTGCCGGATTTGACTGTATGGGAGTTGCATTAAAACTTTATAACATCATTGAGGTGGAAGAAATCGAAAAAGGTTTAGAGATAACTTCAAGCCCAGACGACCCTTCGATTGCAAAGGATGAGAATAATCTTGTTTTCAAAGCCATGAAGGTTGTATTTGACGAGGTTGGATGGTACCCAAAGGGTTTGAGAATAAATCTTATAAATGAAATTCCACTGACACGCGGTTTGGGATCGTCTGCTGCATGTATTTCAGGCGGTATATATGCTGCAAACCTATTATGTGGCGGAAAACTCTCTGAAGAAGAGATGATTTTCTTGGCAGCAAAAATGGAAGGACACCCTGATAACTCAACACCTGCAATGATTGGCGGACTTGTTTTTGCAGTACTGGAAGAAAATAAAGTGAACTACATCAAGTTTGTTGTACCAAACAGGCTCAAGTTTGCAGTTTTCATTCCTGACTTTCAGCTGTCTACTGAGTATGCAAGAAATATTCTGCCAAAGTATATTGAGTTCAAAGACGCAGTTTTCAATGTTGGAAGGGCAGCTCTTTTTGCAAGCGCAATCACAACCGGAAACTATGATCTTTTGCCTGCTGCAACACAAGACAGGCTACATCAACCATATAGAAAAAATCTCATTCCTGATTTTGATAAGATTGTAAACCTATCTTTGGAGTTTGGAGCAAAAGGAGCATTCTTGTCGGGGGCTGGTCCTTCTATAATAGCATTGATTGATGAAAATTATGACAGTTTTGAACAAAATGCCAAGATTGCACTTAGCTCATTGGAATTAAAATCTAAGTGGGATTTGATGATTTTAGAGGCCGACAATAGCGGTGCTACAGTTTTCTCTGTGCAAAGTAGCAGTAGTTTTAAAAGATAA
- a CDS encoding ACT domain-containing protein, which produces MLKKDATYYIVEESVLPEVFLKVIKAKELLEKGEVKAVNEAVRLVGISRSAFYKYKDCIFPFFESSRGKIITLALVLQDVPGILSKILNIISDTNANILTINQNIPLGGIATVTISIRTSDMTKSVKELIQEIERVDGVKKIEILGREEY; this is translated from the coding sequence ATGCTGAAAAAAGACGCTACGTACTATATAGTTGAGGAAAGTGTTTTGCCCGAAGTTTTTTTAAAAGTCATCAAGGCAAAGGAACTTTTGGAAAAGGGGGAAGTTAAGGCAGTAAACGAAGCTGTTAGATTGGTAGGAATCTCAAGAAGTGCATTTTATAAATACAAAGATTGTATATTTCCTTTTTTTGAAAGCTCAAGAGGGAAGATAATCACACTTGCACTTGTTTTGCAAGACGTACCTGGAATTCTTTCTAAAATACTAAATATTATCTCTGACACAAACGCAAATATACTTACAATCAACCAAAACATTCCCTTGGGTGGAATTGCAACTGTCACAATATCTATAAGGACATCTGATATGACAAAGTCTGTAAAAGAGTTGATTCAAGAAATAGAAAGAGTTGACGGAGTGAAGAAAATTGAAATTTTAGGAAGAGAAGAATATTAA
- a CDS encoding GerAB/ArcD/ProY family transporter produces the protein MIVNDNDKISSFQCFVLFVSAMIGIGIMFMPSGVAKYADQNGWIVVLLGGIISFLVFMLLFKIAMSNPDVTFIELLDSAFGKVLGIVFSFIYVIYFVVFSSFETRLIAETAKEFLFNLTPTEVLIITFLLTCGYLSRYGVEVIARMCEILMPGIIVIIIVLSFFVYQRLDFSNLLPILNIPIKKLIQGIGSTIFSFLGFEVFLFFLPYIRRKDKLIKSAFFGFSVTILVYEVIIIFCTADFGSKEMQTMVWPTLNLFRDVTVLEIVIERPESIVVALWMITTYTTEIIFLMVASLILARIFNTKEHNFFVFAQLPFIYILSLIPQNVLETQKYMDFFSYFFATFAVLILPLITYIVLVFKKKVKKT, from the coding sequence ATGATAGTAAACGACAATGACAAAATATCCAGTTTTCAGTGTTTTGTCCTTTTTGTATCTGCTATGATTGGAATAGGTATTATGTTTATGCCATCAGGAGTTGCAAAATATGCCGACCAAAACGGCTGGATTGTAGTGCTTCTTGGTGGTATAATCTCCTTTTTGGTCTTTATGCTTCTATTTAAGATTGCAATGTCAAATCCTGATGTTACTTTTATAGAACTTTTAGATTCTGCATTTGGAAAAGTACTTGGCATAGTTTTTTCTTTTATTTACGTTATTTATTTTGTAGTTTTTTCTTCATTTGAAACAAGGCTAATTGCAGAGACAGCAAAAGAGTTCTTGTTTAACCTCACACCTACCGAAGTTTTAATAATCACATTTCTTTTGACATGTGGATATCTTTCAAGATATGGTGTTGAGGTCATAGCAAGAATGTGCGAGATTCTCATGCCAGGAATTATTGTAATCATAATTGTGCTCTCCTTCTTTGTATATCAAAGACTTGATTTTTCAAATCTCTTGCCAATTTTGAATATCCCTATCAAAAAGCTAATTCAAGGTATAGGGAGTACAATATTCAGTTTTTTAGGGTTTGAAGTTTTTTTATTTTTCTTACCATATATAAGAAGAAAAGATAAGTTAATCAAAAGTGCTTTTTTTGGATTTTCAGTAACAATTTTGGTTTATGAAGTAATAATAATATTTTGCACTGCTGATTTTGGTTCAAAAGAGATGCAAACTATGGTTTGGCCCACTTTGAATCTTTTTAGAGATGTGACAGTTTTAGAGATTGTAATAGAAAGACCTGAAAGTATAGTTGTTGCTCTGTGGATGATAACAACATATACGACTGAGATTATATTTTTAATGGTAGCAAGCTTGATATTAGCAAGGATATTCAATACAAAAGAACATAACTTTTTCGTGTTTGCTCAGCTTCCATTTATATATATCCTTTCTTTGATTCCACAGAATGTTTTAGAAACTCAAAAGTATATGGACTTTTTCAGCTACTTTTTTGCAACCTTTGCTGTTTTGATACTACCACTTATCACATATATTGTGCTTGTCTTTAAAAAGAAGGTGAAAAAAACATGA
- a CDS encoding CLC_0170 family protein: MMISLSDIITKYSILMFFLSGILIFLLDIRELKSKNLKREANLAKITGSVLIVLGIIFYIVKIFL, from the coding sequence ATGATGATAAGCCTTTCAGATATTATTACAAAGTATAGTATTTTAATGTTTTTCTTAAGTGGTATTTTAATATTCTTGCTTGACATAAGAGAGCTTAAATCAAAGAATTTAAAGAGAGAAGCTAATTTGGCAAAAATCACAGGAAGTGTTTTAATCGTACTTGGTATCATCTTTTATATAGTAAAAATTTTCCTTTAA